A single uncultured Acetobacterium sp. DNA region contains:
- a CDS encoding DUF924 family protein: MKKMAWQNVLDFWFNPDNKPFWFQKNETFDQQINEKFYDVWLAGSQGRLANWRASIQGRCAEIIVLDQFSRNLNRDKAKAFAQDPMALSLAQEAVTDEGFSDLPENHKKFILMPFMHSESSAIHEQGLLLFEALGDDLTLQFELKHKAIIDQFGRYPHRNEVLHRRSTFPELEFLKLPDSSF; encoded by the coding sequence ATGAAAAAGATGGCATGGCAAAATGTGTTGGATTTTTGGTTCAATCCGGATAATAAACCTTTTTGGTTTCAAAAGAATGAAACCTTTGATCAGCAAATAAACGAAAAATTTTACGATGTCTGGCTCGCTGGGAGTCAGGGCCGACTAGCAAATTGGCGAGCGTCGATCCAGGGCAGATGTGCAGAAATTATTGTATTGGATCAATTTTCCAGAAATCTCAATCGCGACAAGGCAAAGGCGTTCGCACAAGATCCCATGGCCTTGTCGCTGGCACAAGAAGCAGTGACAGACGAGGGCTTTTCAGACTTGCCAGAAAATCATAAAAAATTTATTCTGATGCCTTTTATGCATTCGGAATCATCAGCGATTCACGAACAGGGGCTGCTGCTTTTCGAAGCATTAGGTGATGATTTAACCTTGCAATTTGAATTAAAACACAAAGCTATTATTGATCAATTTGGACGCTATCCACATCGAAATGAAGTTTTGCACCGTCGGTCCACGTTTCCCGAACTTGAATTTCTTAAATTACCGGATAGTAGCTTCTAA
- a CDS encoding isochorismatase family cysteine hydrolase encodes MKEILLVIDYQNDFVDGALGFPQAVSLEDAIAEKIKKYRNDGNEIIFTFDTHTAEYLNTQEGRKLPIVHCIKGTDGWNLYGKIAELCTEKDTIFEKIAFGSMELANYLAANKYDRIELVGVVSNICLLSDAVLAKAALPEAEIVVDAACVASNDERLHEAALDVMESLQIRIINRL; translated from the coding sequence ATGAAAGAAATACTTCTTGTTATTGATTATCAGAATGATTTTGTGGATGGGGCACTTGGCTTTCCTCAAGCGGTTTCCCTGGAAGATGCGATTGCTGAAAAAATAAAAAAGTACCGTAATGACGGCAATGAAATTATCTTTACCTTTGATACCCATACAGCGGAATATTTGAATACCCAGGAAGGTAGAAAGCTCCCAATTGTGCATTGCATCAAAGGAACAGATGGATGGAATCTCTATGGTAAAATAGCTGAACTCTGCACAGAAAAAGATACGATCTTTGAAAAGATTGCCTTTGGCTCAATGGAATTAGCCAACTATCTGGCCGCGAACAAATATGATCGAATAGAACTGGTGGGTGTTGTTTCGAATATCTGTCTGCTTTCCGATGCAGTCCTGGCAAAGGCAGCGTTGCCGGAAGCGGAGATTGTTGTTGATGCGGCCTGCGTCGCCAGCAACGATGAGCGATTGCATGAGGCTGCTTTGGATGTAATGGAAAGCCTTCAGATTAGGATAATAAACCGGCTATGA
- the ftsH gene encoding ATP-dependent zinc metalloprotease FtsH: protein MKYLKRQGIFLIVFIAIAGLIAFSSMKNSPQNMDYSKLLTEIQAGNVNSIVLQGDIAAVQLSAALAENSEITSYEVTVPPDITSASDRFTQALDNQLIQTYSITQPWTMPWWYPIVLSIGFIILLGTWFAASQRQQGGNLGGNRATAMGKSRAKLSVDDQKTVSFADVAGADEVKEELEEIVEFLKAPDRFVELGARIPKGVLLIGPPGTGKTLLAKAVSGEAGVPFFSISGSDFVEIFVGVGASRVRDLFEQAKKQAPCIVFIDEIDAVGRQRGANMGGGNDEREQTLNQLLVEMDGFGINEGVIILAATNRPDVLDPALLRPGRFDRRVIVGLPDIRGREQILNVHAKGKPFADDVKLDELARITPGFSGADLENLLNESALLTAREHKKVINNEVIKEAAFKVMMGPERKSHVMSDQDKKVTAYHEAGHAIAIKLVSSSRNVDRVSIIPSGMAGGYTASRPTEDQSYHTKSQLIEEIIIALGGRAAEEIVLNEVSTGASSDLKRVNQIARNMVTKYGMSNQLTNMIFGNENDGSDNGNQNYSNEVANIIDDEVKQIIDHAYQRTLAILKENVSKLHKLGEVLLEKEKVEGPEFESIFMAV, encoded by the coding sequence TTGAAGTATCTAAAAAGACAGGGCATCTTTCTGATTGTTTTTATCGCCATTGCGGGATTGATTGCCTTCAGTTCTATGAAAAACAGTCCTCAAAATATGGATTATTCCAAGCTGTTAACAGAAATTCAGGCAGGTAATGTCAATAGCATTGTCTTACAGGGGGATATTGCAGCAGTTCAACTCAGCGCGGCTTTGGCTGAAAACAGTGAAATAACCAGCTATGAGGTAACGGTCCCGCCGGATATTACTTCAGCATCGGATCGCTTTACCCAGGCATTGGATAATCAGCTTATTCAAACCTACAGCATTACCCAACCATGGACAATGCCCTGGTGGTATCCAATCGTACTGTCGATTGGTTTTATCATCCTATTGGGTACTTGGTTTGCTGCCAGTCAACGTCAGCAAGGTGGCAATTTAGGCGGAAATCGTGCCACGGCAATGGGTAAGAGTCGGGCAAAATTATCGGTTGATGACCAGAAAACAGTCAGCTTTGCCGATGTTGCCGGCGCCGATGAAGTAAAAGAAGAGTTGGAAGAAATTGTCGAGTTTCTTAAAGCGCCAGATCGATTTGTGGAACTTGGAGCCAGAATACCCAAAGGGGTTCTCCTGATTGGACCACCGGGCACCGGCAAAACACTTTTGGCAAAAGCCGTATCCGGCGAGGCTGGTGTACCCTTTTTTAGTATCAGTGGTTCAGACTTTGTCGAAATATTTGTCGGGGTTGGTGCATCGCGAGTCCGGGATCTTTTTGAACAGGCCAAGAAGCAGGCACCGTGTATTGTCTTTATTGATGAGATCGATGCAGTTGGCCGTCAACGGGGCGCCAATATGGGCGGTGGAAATGACGAGCGGGAGCAGACCTTAAATCAATTACTGGTAGAGATGGATGGTTTTGGCATCAATGAAGGGGTCATTATTCTGGCTGCTACCAATCGTCCGGATGTACTCGATCCGGCACTTTTGCGACCGGGACGCTTTGATCGACGCGTGATTGTTGGCTTGCCGGATATCAGAGGCAGAGAACAGATACTAAATGTTCATGCCAAAGGGAAACCATTTGCCGATGATGTTAAATTGGATGAACTGGCACGAATCACACCGGGATTTTCTGGTGCTGATCTCGAAAACCTGCTCAATGAGTCGGCATTATTAACGGCTCGAGAACATAAGAAAGTTATTAATAATGAAGTCATCAAAGAGGCGGCATTCAAAGTCATGATGGGGCCGGAGAGAAAAAGCCATGTGATGAGTGACCAAGATAAAAAGGTAACTGCTTATCATGAGGCGGGTCACGCTATTGCAATTAAACTTGTTTCGTCAAGTCGAAATGTCGATCGAGTCTCGATAATTCCCTCAGGGATGGCGGGCGGTTATACTGCCAGCAGACCAACCGAAGATCAGAGTTATCATACCAAGTCTCAATTGATCGAAGAAATCATTATTGCTTTAGGCGGTCGGGCGGCTGAAGAAATTGTTTTGAACGAAGTCAGCACCGGCGCTTCAAGTGACTTAAAACGGGTCAATCAGATCGCTCGAAATATGGTGACAAAATACGGCATGAGTAATCAATTAACCAATATGATCTTTGGCAATGAAAATGATGGCAGTGATAATGGAAATCAAAATTACAGCAATGAAGTTGCAAATATTATCGATGATGAGGTTAAACAGATTATTGATCATGCTTATCAGAGAACTTTGGCAATCCTTAAGGAGAATGTCAGCAAACTGCACAAGTTAGGTGAAGTTTTGCTGGAGAAGGAAAAAGTTGAAGGTCCAGAATTTGAATCAATTTTCATGGCCGTATAG
- a CDS encoding multidrug effflux MFS transporter — protein sequence MTQSNQTNQETGSKQKYLGHKGLIAFLALMNMFIPLSTDMYLPALPSMNSYFGSSSAVTNLTLSAFFLFYALGILLWGPLSDKYGRKPILLLGSILYAASSVACALSVNIYFLIAARILQGIGAGGITSVSLAIVKDSYSGKKRESILAICQSISGLAPMIAPIVGALILTFSDWRGSFWALALVSLVNLGFTVLFQETLNNEERYEGTLFGSLGRLVVVSKNKSFIVPALIFSLSMLPFMGYIAVSSYIYVDYFGLNAQVYSYFFAANALLSIAGPFIYVKFLSNMDKKLFASLILAVSTLSGVLVMTLGTLTPVFFWLSFLIMSLSGAVMRPFSSNLLLDQQESDIGSASSVIGTLFTVLGSVGMALASIPWGNIVFGLGVLITVFSLLALLSWNVFMKSKIPCVGVKNI from the coding sequence ATGACTCAATCGAACCAAACTAACCAGGAAACTGGCAGCAAGCAAAAATATCTGGGCCATAAAGGGTTGATCGCCTTTTTGGCGCTGATGAATATGTTTATTCCGCTTTCCACTGACATGTATCTGCCGGCTCTGCCGAGTATGAATTCTTATTTTGGCAGCAGTTCTGCTGTTACAAACTTAACTTTAAGCGCTTTTTTCCTATTCTATGCCCTGGGAATTTTATTGTGGGGGCCACTTAGCGATAAGTATGGCCGTAAACCGATTCTTTTATTGGGTAGTATTCTGTATGCGGCCAGCAGTGTTGCTTGTGCCCTTTCGGTTAATATTTATTTTCTGATCGCTGCCAGAATCCTCCAGGGTATTGGTGCCGGCGGAATAACGTCCGTTTCTCTGGCGATTGTCAAAGACTCCTACTCCGGTAAAAAACGGGAATCGATTTTAGCTATTTGTCAGTCCATTTCTGGCCTTGCACCGATGATCGCTCCCATTGTTGGTGCTTTGATTCTAACCTTTTCCGATTGGCGAGGCTCTTTCTGGGCGCTGGCGCTTGTCAGCCTTGTCAATCTGGGTTTCACAGTCTTATTCCAGGAGACCTTAAATAATGAAGAGCGATACGAAGGAACTTTGTTTGGCTCGCTGGGACGTCTGGTCGTTGTCAGTAAAAATAAAAGCTTTATTGTCCCGGCCTTGATCTTTTCACTAAGTATGTTGCCATTTATGGGTTATATTGCTGTTTCATCCTATATTTATGTGGATTACTTTGGTCTCAATGCCCAGGTTTACAGCTATTTCTTTGCGGCCAACGCCTTACTGTCCATCGCCGGTCCGTTTATCTATGTCAAATTTTTGAGTAATATGGATAAAAAACTATTTGCTTCATTGATTTTAGCCGTTTCAACCTTGAGTGGTGTTTTAGTCATGACGCTGGGAACCTTAACGCCAGTGTTCTTCTGGCTTTCATTCCTGATCATGTCATTATCCGGGGCCGTGATGCGCCCCTTTAGTTCCAATCTGCTGTTGGATCAACAAGAAAGCGATATCGGTTCGGCCTCGTCTGTCATTGGGACCTTATTCACTGTCTTGGGAAGTGTGGGGATGGCTCTGGCGTCGATTCCATGGGGAAACATTGTCTTTGGTCTGGGCGTTCTGATCACCGTCTTCTCGCTGCTGGCACTGCTGTCATGGAATGTGTTTATGAAATCAAAAATCCCCTGTGTGGGCGTAAAAAATATCTGA
- the rsmH gene encoding 16S rRNA (cytosine(1402)-N(4))-methyltransferase RsmH: protein MDNQEQKHQRRPRYKGTHPKAYKDKYKELQPDKYADTVEKVIQKGSTPAGMHRSICVDEILEFLQITPGQTGLDATLGFGGHTLAMLKCLDSEGHLYAMDVDSIELPRTKKRLENLGYGSEILTIRHLNFSEIDQISLESGPLDFVLADLGVSSMQIDNPDRGFSFKFEGPLDLRLNPEKGISAAERLKTISVDELEGMFIENADEPNARAIAEAIISQRNMGIEISTTTQLQEIIKEALKFIPGSNSKDAIKKSCQRCFQALRIDVNDEFEVLYEFLEKLPAVLAPGGRVAILSFHSGEDRLVKKSFKHFFREGVYREVADGPIRPSAEECNTNGRARSAKFRWAIKA from the coding sequence ATGGATAATCAAGAACAAAAACATCAGCGTCGTCCGCGATATAAAGGTACCCACCCAAAAGCGTATAAAGATAAATATAAGGAATTACAACCCGATAAATACGCCGATACGGTTGAAAAAGTCATTCAAAAGGGTAGTACCCCGGCCGGGATGCATCGCTCCATTTGTGTGGATGAAATCCTGGAATTCTTACAAATCACACCTGGACAAACAGGATTAGATGCTACTCTGGGTTTTGGCGGTCATACCCTAGCGATGCTTAAATGCTTAGATTCTGAGGGACACCTGTATGCAATGGATGTGGATTCGATTGAATTGCCCCGCACCAAAAAGCGCCTGGAAAACTTAGGTTATGGTTCCGAAATTTTAACGATCCGGCATCTCAATTTTTCGGAGATTGATCAAATTTCCTTGGAATCCGGACCTTTAGATTTTGTTTTGGCCGATTTGGGGGTCTCATCGATGCAAATAGATAATCCCGATCGCGGCTTTTCATTTAAGTTTGAAGGACCCTTGGATCTGCGGCTCAATCCAGAAAAAGGCATTTCGGCCGCCGAACGATTAAAAACCATTTCTGTGGATGAATTGGAAGGCATGTTCATTGAAAATGCCGATGAGCCCAACGCCAGAGCAATTGCTGAGGCGATTATTTCCCAAAGAAATATGGGTATCGAGATCTCAACAACCACCCAACTCCAGGAAATTATCAAAGAAGCTTTGAAGTTTATTCCCGGCAGTAATAGCAAAGATGCCATTAAAAAATCCTGTCAGCGCTGCTTTCAGGCATTGCGAATTGATGTCAATGATGAATTTGAAGTATTGTATGAATTTCTGGAAAAGCTACCTGCCGTCCTGGCACCAGGTGGCCGGGTGGCTATTCTTTCTTTTCATTCCGGTGAAGATCGCCTGGTTAAAAAATCATTTAAACACTTTTTCCGTGAAGGGGTTTATCGTGAAGTCGCTGACGGTCCGATCCGGCCATCAGCAGAAGAATGCAATACCAATGGTCGGGCCCGTTCTGCTAAGTTCCGGTGGGCAATCAAAGCATAA
- a CDS encoding TetR/AcrR family transcriptional regulator, whose translation MRKRDDEKEKSIKEAVIKLTLAEGFHGTSISKIAKMAGVSPATVYTYFDSKEIMLQVIYREYSEEICHFVLSRVHYGMDERQLIEALIRSYYDYIQENQEIFSFIDQFSNSPSLVGGCSEIEGFFKIKMMITDLKQREIIKDYHHENVLAMIVHPVKSIAVSSSKTKAERAELLNEMIGMIQETLLT comes from the coding sequence ATGAGAAAAAGAGACGACGAAAAGGAAAAGAGCATCAAAGAAGCGGTCATCAAACTGACATTAGCGGAAGGGTTTCACGGAACGTCGATTTCTAAAATTGCCAAAATGGCTGGCGTTTCTCCGGCAACAGTTTATACTTATTTTGACAGCAAAGAAATTATGCTGCAGGTTATTTATCGGGAGTATTCCGAAGAAATCTGTCATTTTGTGTTAAGTAGAGTTCATTATGGCATGGACGAAAGGCAACTCATTGAAGCATTAATTCGGAGTTATTATGATTATATTCAAGAAAACCAGGAAATTTTCAGTTTTATTGATCAGTTTTCAAATTCCCCTTCCTTAGTGGGCGGTTGTTCAGAAATTGAAGGTTTTTTTAAGATCAAGATGATGATCACAGATCTTAAACAACGGGAAATCATCAAAGACTATCATCATGAAAATGTCCTTGCGATGATTGTCCACCCAGTAAAATCAATTGCCGTGAGCAGCAGCAAAACAAAAGCCGAAAGAGCTGAACTGCTTAATGAAATGATCGGCATGATACAAGAAACCTTATTAACCTAA
- a CDS encoding alpha/beta hydrolase: protein MKRNPKRTIYLDEYVLINGIDQFFFHLGTKIDNPVMLFLHGGPGSSESLFTEAFQQKWEDKYTVVHWDQRGAGKTLSKNPDKQPTIDLMLEDMLEVIHYLKKKYNKNKIILLGHSWGSVLGTVFIRRYPEEIAYYIGVGQVVCMVENEQIGYNKVKEIIGQANDQKSMKKLESIGEYPGETIVFDKVFLEKCKVIRKLQRKYQLDNESSFNSVTTILKSPIFKFSDILAFLNINKANKLVYRYLGEFNLRIESRDYQIPIYYILGGNDWQVPYIIAQDYFNEVEAPRKMITIIPDAGHLTMMDQPDLFYEALSEIHNIETQMQS, encoded by the coding sequence ATGAAAAGAAACCCAAAACGCACAATTTATCTGGATGAATATGTATTGATTAATGGTATTGACCAATTTTTTTTTCATCTGGGAACAAAAATAGACAATCCAGTTATGCTGTTTTTGCATGGTGGTCCCGGTTCGTCGGAATCATTATTTACTGAGGCATTTCAGCAAAAATGGGAAGACAAATATACAGTGGTTCACTGGGATCAGCGAGGAGCCGGGAAAACGTTATCTAAAAATCCTGACAAACAGCCGACAATTGATCTGATGCTGGAAGATATGCTTGAAGTGATCCACTATCTCAAAAAGAAATATAATAAAAACAAAATCATTCTATTGGGGCATTCCTGGGGAAGCGTGTTAGGTACGGTATTTATCAGGCGCTACCCTGAAGAGATCGCGTATTATATTGGCGTTGGTCAAGTTGTCTGTATGGTAGAAAATGAACAAATCGGATATAATAAGGTCAAAGAAATAATTGGGCAGGCAAATGATCAGAAATCCATGAAGAAGCTGGAGTCCATCGGGGAGTATCCCGGGGAAACGATCGTTTTTGATAAAGTCTTTTTAGAAAAATGCAAGGTGATTCGAAAGCTCCAGAGAAAATATCAATTGGACAATGAGTCTTCTTTTAATAGTGTAACAACAATACTAAAAAGTCCAATATTCAAGTTTTCTGATATTTTGGCGTTTTTAAATATCAACAAGGCGAATAAACTGGTGTATCGTTATCTTGGTGAATTTAACCTGAGAATTGAATCCCGGGATTATCAGATACCGATCTACTATATTTTAGGCGGAAACGACTGGCAGGTACCGTATATAATAGCACAGGATTATTTTAATGAGGTTGAAGCACCAAGAAAAATGATAACCATTATTCCAGATGCCGGACATTTAACGATGATGGATCAGCCAGATCTTTTTTATGAAGCGTTGTCAGAAATACATAACATCGAGACTCAAATGCAATCATAG
- a CDS encoding flavodoxin family protein, producing the protein MKIITLISSGRKNGNTAGFSAQIESELQKIGKVYEIPMEFERIQLSETNLKFCCGCRICFDQGEDSCPLKDDLLEIQDKISKAEGMILGSPVYVEDVNGIMKNWIDRMAFNCHRPAFAGKAAAVVTTSGGGSTMHAADTMARALNTWGVEVAVKAKFRAGSNMPDHEIKTKYERQIKQTAKKLFDSIQAQSVGCPSFQSLLFFKVQQKYWQKNEQDHERYDYRYWKDKGWIDNSSKYYTPVHSGHLKVMTARMAGALVALFFV; encoded by the coding sequence ATGAAAATAATTACACTGATCAGTAGTGGAAGAAAAAACGGGAATACCGCAGGTTTTAGCGCCCAAATCGAGTCAGAACTTCAAAAAATTGGAAAGGTCTATGAGATTCCAATGGAATTTGAGCGTATCCAACTCAGCGAAACCAATCTCAAATTTTGTTGTGGCTGCCGGATCTGCTTTGATCAAGGGGAGGATAGTTGTCCATTAAAGGATGATCTGCTTGAAATTCAGGATAAAATCAGCAAAGCAGAGGGAATGATCCTGGGGAGTCCGGTTTACGTTGAAGATGTGAATGGCATCATGAAGAATTGGATTGACAGGATGGCCTTTAATTGCCATCGTCCGGCATTTGCCGGTAAAGCTGCAGCGGTGGTCACCACTTCGGGTGGGGGATCCACCATGCATGCTGCCGATACTATGGCCAGAGCCTTGAATACCTGGGGAGTTGAGGTAGCTGTTAAAGCGAAGTTTCGGGCCGGAAGCAATATGCCAGATCACGAAATTAAAACCAAATATGAACGGCAGATCAAGCAGACAGCTAAAAAATTGTTTGACTCCATTCAAGCTCAAAGCGTAGGGTGTCCATCTTTTCAGTCGCTGTTGTTTTTCAAAGTTCAGCAAAAATATTGGCAGAAGAATGAACAAGACCATGAGCGTTATGATTATCGGTATTGGAAAGATAAAGGCTGGATCGATAACTCGAGCAAGTACTATACACCGGTGCATTCCGGCCATTTGAAAGTAATGACCGCTCGCATGGCGGGTGCTTTGGTGGCTTTATTTTTCGTTTAG
- a CDS encoding LPXTG cell wall anchor domain-containing protein: MKKISKFLSLLMVMAVLFTLVPVSALAANDEAAAATTDSDISLVLITSEAATAASVESEQAVLENAVAPAVVAEQPVTDELIVPADVMPETPAIPEQLTTSDRDPAVVESAAVDSTTATYLCLTQNGVIIDVLAANIGANYAYDTATNELTLNNFIGEKLDVKTAVVPFKLVLLGTNILKTDNAFAVKVEGDMNASGTGTLIAEGQATPDLMGGGINVVGNLVIDSGTYDISAVGYGNSSSAVGILAGDNAEVMTMGNLTINGGNIDATAYNSDYAGAFGLFAFGDLVINGGNLNVFTDAPVSYSRGIGAYDNLVVNGGVTTVKSIAENGDAGALFSYNKININNGILDLCTHGAIAKALVAEGSIAISPIYGDVDLNASHLYLEPLSSKDLKKHYANNSSNPKTGVDTTGTDATVAGLALLLLIGLAYLVRTREVNA, from the coding sequence GTGAAAAAAATATCGAAATTTTTATCCTTATTGATGGTAATGGCGGTGCTGTTCACGCTGGTACCGGTATCGGCATTAGCAGCAAATGACGAAGCAGCAGCGGCAACGACTGACAGTGACATAAGTCTTGTTTTGATAACAAGTGAAGCAGCAACAGCGGCATCTGTTGAGTCAGAACAAGCCGTGCTTGAAAATGCAGTTGCGCCTGCGGTTGTGGCTGAACAACCAGTCACCGATGAATTGATTGTTCCAGCGGATGTAATGCCTGAAACGCCTGCTATTCCGGAACAACTGACAACATCAGACCGTGATCCTGCTGTTGTTGAATCAGCAGCTGTTGATTCAACAACAGCAACTTATTTATGCTTAACCCAGAATGGCGTGATCATTGATGTCCTGGCTGCCAACATCGGCGCTAACTATGCCTATGATACCGCAACAAATGAATTGACCCTCAATAATTTTATTGGCGAAAAGTTGGATGTCAAAACGGCAGTAGTTCCTTTCAAACTTGTTCTATTAGGTACCAATATACTTAAAACCGATAATGCTTTTGCGGTTAAAGTTGAAGGTGATATGAATGCCAGCGGCACTGGCACCCTGATTGCTGAAGGACAGGCGACACCTGATTTAATGGGTGGTGGAATCAATGTCGTTGGTAATCTGGTCATTGACAGCGGTACTTATGATATCTCAGCAGTCGGCTATGGAAATTCCAGCTCCGCCGTTGGCATTTTAGCAGGTGATAATGCTGAAGTCATGACTATGGGTAATCTTACTATCAATGGTGGCAACATTGATGCGACTGCTTACAATAGTGATTATGCCGGTGCCTTTGGTCTGTTTGCTTTTGGTGATCTGGTCATCAATGGCGGGAATCTTAATGTTTTCACCGATGCTCCCGTCAGTTACAGCAGAGGCATCGGAGCCTATGACAACCTGGTAGTTAATGGTGGCGTCACCACGGTGAAATCAATCGCTGAAAATGGTGACGCCGGAGCATTATTCTCTTATAATAAGATCAACATCAACAATGGGATTCTTGATCTTTGCACCCATGGGGCCATTGCCAAAGCGCTTGTGGCTGAAGGCAGCATTGCGATCAGCCCAATTTATGGGGATGTCGATCTTAACGCCTCCCATTTGTACCTTGAACCGCTTTCCTCAAAGGATTTAAAAAAACACTATGCCAACAACTCATCCAATCCTAAAACAGGTGTAGATACGACTGGAACGGATGCAACAGTGGCAGGACTAGCCTTGTTATTGCTGATTGGTCTTGCTTATCTAGTAAGAACGCGAGAAGTTAACGCTTAG
- a CDS encoding MBL fold metallo-hydrolase has protein sequence MEITKGIYQLDCTKQGHVFYIRSDEGILIDTGMPGLAEKILVELASLNVPAQSIKKILLTHHDVDHIGNAKALQDATDAEIWAPKEDVPYIMGEKKRPGFKRMIETFVRPPKPQITGTYQADQCFGEVHIIHAPGHTPGHSIIQYRNILFIGDLFKESNGKLEMLPKFMNWNHVEAKKAISIIKDLKYDWICPSHGMPINRGAVLDGFIEKF, from the coding sequence ATGGAAATAACCAAAGGTATTTATCAGTTGGATTGTACAAAACAGGGACATGTGTTTTATATTCGATCAGATGAAGGGATCCTGATTGATACCGGAATGCCCGGGTTGGCTGAGAAAATTCTGGTTGAGCTGGCGAGTCTGAATGTGCCGGCTCAGAGCATAAAAAAAATTCTTTTGACCCACCATGATGTCGATCATATTGGCAATGCCAAAGCATTGCAAGATGCCACTGACGCTGAAATTTGGGCGCCCAAAGAAGATGTCCCCTATATTATGGGTGAGAAAAAACGACCTGGTTTCAAACGAATGATTGAAACCTTCGTTCGTCCTCCCAAGCCGCAGATTACGGGTACGTATCAAGCGGATCAATGTTTTGGGGAGGTTCATATCATTCATGCACCCGGTCACACTCCCGGACATTCAATTATTCAGTATCGAAATATACTGTTTATTGGTGATTTATTTAAGGAATCCAATGGAAAATTAGAAATGTTACCAAAATTCATGAATTGGAACCATGTGGAAGCTAAAAAAGCAATTTCAATCATAAAGGATCTGAAATATGATTGGATTTGCCCTTCACATGGCATGCCAATTAATCGAGGTGCAGTATTAGATGGATTTATAGAAAAATTCTAA
- a CDS encoding MarR family transcriptional regulator, protein MCPSDDIGFLLKLINECIEKNANQALKPFDLTLSQARILFYLHDHQDATTSQKDLEEFFEVSHPTIIGILNRLEGKGFIRSEHCSKDKRVKSIFLTDKGGKVFCSMDHFRKNNEANMLQDLTDKQIKELKSLLKIVYKNIQ, encoded by the coding sequence ATGTGTCCAAGTGATGATATCGGATTTCTTTTAAAATTGATTAATGAATGTATCGAAAAGAACGCCAACCAAGCCCTTAAACCTTTTGATTTGACCTTATCTCAGGCTCGGATTCTTTTTTATCTCCATGATCATCAAGATGCTACCACCTCTCAGAAAGATCTTGAAGAATTTTTTGAAGTGTCCCACCCCACAATCATCGGCATCTTAAACCGATTAGAGGGAAAGGGCTTTATTCGCAGTGAACATTGCTCAAAAGATAAGCGGGTTAAAAGCATTTTTCTCACTGATAAAGGTGGCAAGGTCTTTTGCTCAATGGATCATTTCCGAAAAAACAATGAAGCAAATATGCTGCAGGATTTGACAGACAAGCAAATCAAAGAATTAAAATCATTGCTAAAAATTGTCTACAAAAATATTCAATAA
- a CDS encoding N-acetyltransferase, whose protein sequence is MDINIRPVLLNDLDSVEQVEKRCFPEAEAASRNSLEQRIQTFPECFFVAEIDGQIIGFINGCVINGTVIDDKLFEDAKLHVSDGDYQTIFGLDVISEYRNHGIAAQLMNHFIKVSKDTCRQGLVLTCKNERIHYYKKFGFVDKGISNSVHGGAIWHDMILAFK, encoded by the coding sequence ATAGACATAAACATCAGACCGGTCTTGCTCAATGATTTAGATTCAGTTGAACAGGTCGAAAAACGATGTTTTCCCGAGGCGGAAGCTGCCAGCAGAAATTCGCTGGAGCAGCGTATTCAGACCTTTCCGGAATGCTTTTTTGTGGCTGAAATAGATGGTCAGATCATTGGATTTATTAACGGTTGTGTTATCAATGGAACTGTTATCGATGACAAGTTATTTGAAGATGCCAAGTTACATGTTTCAGATGGTGACTATCAGACGATCTTCGGACTCGATGTCATTTCCGAATACCGTAATCATGGGATTGCCGCTCAATTGATGAATCACTTTATTAAGGTATCAAAAGATACATGCCGTCAAGGCTTGGTACTGACCTGTAAGAACGAACGAATCCATTATTACAAGAAATTTGGTTTTGTTGACAAAGGCATCTCCAACTCAGTTCATGGAGGTGCCATCTGGCACGATATGATATTAGCGTTTAAATAA